A portion of the bacterium genome contains these proteins:
- a CDS encoding SpoIIE family protein phosphatase, producing the protein MLFKSSHKEELKVPADMKYLADLRDFVVTIGRKNGFDDKVIGSLKLATDEAVTNIIRHAYRDTPGRGFVTMRSIVKTSSLTIVLIDQGRTFDPRNAKAPDMKEYIKIGKKGGLGIFMLQKLMDEIDYQVTSEGNELRLVKYRTAKSKRKTFLSQVNLRNRYAIISSAALTLFVVAGYIAFQKVQTENLEGQILKRITAISATTSTSSSEYMADFNDLSVFQIVDALKKENENLIVDVFVVDKEERIFASSRRQSLGKYEIPSDYEVIEVQGIQDGQELPDSLAEKISNPALLQTAQIYKYLWDDEYVFDVHTPIYRSNIIDQQNLLGYSRVIVKEQTIQSEMATLKLLGIVLATLILLLGYSGIAILVARIISPFQKLTDWIRSAGHETITDDMDIDTTNEVGEIAQAFSDMASKFRKAQIGLVQQKQLQKEIQVAQEIQHMLLPTSFPEVQGYDISTYYESAKEVGGDLFDFISVDEDTIGIVVADVSGKGVPGSLVMTMIRTALRLEARGNKNPGDVLARVNDFVVDDMKKGMFVTMFYIILDSRNRTIHYASAGHNPMILHRASTKQTYYLNPRGFPVGISLPDRKLFGQSIQTDSIKLLEDDVLIAYTDGITEAMNTNRDLFSDERFLESIRRFALNDAKGFVENMRQEILSFTEGAPQNDDITFVAIKENMASGDVLFNLRKTLLDDVAGGMSVKDACKKARISTSTYYKYKKRFAELGDEGLKNKGDGSDIEARHLSIEQKAKIFDIIRENPDLGPKLIGDMMNTEKYGFTVLSEKRIYDELIRMRLNTQEKRQAFVTQRTKSKRKFKLPGTPLLTMDGEVIKSSGSTDSIVDRILQQRKTGESETEKTERPVSQE; encoded by the coding sequence ATGCTGTTTAAGAGTTCACATAAAGAAGAACTGAAAGTTCCGGCGGACATGAAGTATCTCGCCGATCTTCGTGATTTTGTGGTCACCATCGGAAGAAAAAACGGATTTGATGACAAGGTTATCGGCTCGTTAAAGCTCGCCACGGATGAAGCTGTGACTAATATCATCCGCCATGCCTATCGAGACACTCCCGGCAGAGGGTTTGTCACCATGCGGTCGATCGTCAAGACGTCAAGTCTGACTATTGTGCTGATAGATCAGGGGCGTACATTTGACCCGCGAAACGCCAAAGCTCCGGACATGAAGGAATATATCAAGATCGGCAAGAAAGGCGGCCTTGGTATTTTCATGCTCCAAAAGCTGATGGATGAAATTGATTATCAGGTAACGAGCGAAGGTAACGAATTACGCCTAGTCAAATATCGTACTGCCAAATCGAAAAGAAAAACATTTTTAAGTCAGGTCAATCTTAGAAACAGATATGCCATCATTTCCTCAGCCGCTTTGACGTTGTTCGTTGTTGCAGGATATATTGCATTTCAGAAAGTTCAGACGGAAAATCTGGAGGGTCAGATATTAAAGCGAATTACGGCCATTTCTGCGACCACATCTACTTCAAGTTCTGAATATATGGCGGATTTCAATGACCTATCCGTTTTCCAAATTGTTGATGCGCTTAAAAAAGAAAACGAGAACCTTATCGTTGACGTTTTCGTTGTAGACAAAGAGGAGCGTATTTTTGCTTCGTCCAGGCGGCAGAGTTTGGGTAAATATGAGATTCCTTCAGATTATGAAGTAATTGAAGTTCAGGGAATTCAGGATGGCCAAGAGTTGCCGGACAGTTTGGCTGAAAAAATATCTAACCCGGCACTTCTACAGACTGCGCAGATATACAAATACCTCTGGGATGACGAATATGTTTTTGACGTCCATACGCCCATTTATCGTTCTAATATAATTGATCAGCAAAACTTATTAGGATATTCACGTGTCATTGTAAAGGAACAAACGATTCAAAGCGAAATGGCAACGTTGAAACTATTGGGTATCGTACTAGCTACGCTTATTCTTTTATTGGGTTATTCCGGAATCGCCATATTAGTTGCGCGTATTATCAGTCCGTTCCAAAAGCTGACCGATTGGATCCGATCAGCGGGGCATGAGACGATCACCGATGATATGGATATTGACACTACGAACGAAGTCGGTGAAATCGCGCAGGCTTTTAGCGACATGGCATCAAAATTTCGTAAAGCGCAGATTGGCCTTGTTCAGCAGAAACAGCTACAAAAAGAAATTCAGGTCGCTCAAGAAATTCAGCACATGCTGCTCCCGACCAGTTTTCCTGAAGTACAGGGTTACGATATCTCCACCTATTATGAATCCGCAAAAGAAGTCGGCGGTGATCTTTTTGATTTTATCAGCGTAGATGAAGATACAATCGGAATAGTTGTAGCAGACGTTTCCGGTAAAGGCGTGCCCGGCTCCTTAGTTATGACTATGATTCGAACCGCATTACGGCTTGAGGCTCGTGGAAACAAAAACCCTGGCGATGTGCTGGCGCGTGTCAACGATTTTGTCGTTGACGATATGAAAAAAGGAATGTTCGTTACGATGTTCTATATTATTCTCGATTCACGAAATCGAACCATTCACTACGCCAGCGCCGGCCATAATCCGATGATCCTGCACCGCGCATCGACAAAACAAACCTATTATTTGAATCCACGCGGGTTCCCGGTAGGTATTTCTTTGCCGGATCGAAAATTGTTCGGCCAATCCATTCAAACCGACAGCATCAAACTGCTTGAGGACGATGTTCTCATTGCGTATACAGACGGAATCACGGAAGCGATGAATACGAACCGCGACCTATTTAGCGATGAACGTTTTCTCGAGAGTATTCGAAGATTTGCTTTGAATGACGCCAAGGGTTTCGTGGAAAACATGCGTCAGGAAATTTTGTCGTTTACTGAAGGAGCCCCGCAGAACGACGACATAACATTTGTTGCAATTAAAGAGAATATGGCGTCCGGTGACGTCTTGTTTAATTTACGCAAAACCCTCCTCGATGATGTAGCAGGCGGTATGAGCGTTAAAGATGCGTGTAAGAAGGCGCGTATTTCAACTTCAACGTACTATAAATATAAAAAACGTTTTGCCGAATTAGGTGATGAAGGATTAAAGAACAAGGGTGACGGCTCCGATATCGAAGCCCGGCATTTAAGCATAGAACAAAAGGCAAAAATTTTCGATATTATTCGTGAAAATCCAGATCTTGGGCCGAAGTTGATCGGCGATATGATGAATACGGAAAAATATGGATTTACCGTATTATCAGAAAAACGTATATATGATGAACTGATTCGTATGCGGTTAAACACTCAAGAGAAACGTCAGGCCTTTGTTACACAACGCACTAAATCAAAACGGAAATTCAAATTACCAGGAACGCCTCTTCTCACCATGGACGGTGAAGTCATCAAGAGCAGCGGTTCGACCGACTCCATTGTTGACCGGATACTTCAACAACGAAAAACGGGCGAATCAGAAACGGAAAAAACCGAGCGACCCGTATCACAAGAATAA
- a CDS encoding PorV/PorQ family protein — MPRRLIKYIESAVIQVLFFWAAILTVYTNISPQVYAQGPADGTQSLFIETGMGARAQGFGNAFVATANDGSAVFWNPAGLDYLSQSNLVLFHSTLVAGSFYNFASVTFPFVQFGSVGVGVARVGVDGISINNDFTVISSNQSWTKEEYYFSYGKKLPWFGLALGTTFKVDHTSSANLENDQVNTVSGTGFGLDIGAMWRPDYDNAILRNLSVGLNFQNVIRPSIKMVDLSDTDPYNIKFGLAKDLFFGDETLKKFTLAVDMNKNQESPSPTFNLGAEFTYNRFLVARLGLMAGQMTVGMGTEFNQFQRFQVDYSVNIGNPFGTPLHRLSLTMNFGKTVEEKVQIARAQRLEEDQKLITKNQEAARARALKEHHAQGKELFKDNKLLPALVQFEQVLQLDPANEQAKYYIDSVNMLMDEQLAAQLSDTANAVKSLTINEENDKFIRDHYKKGSQLVQKGDYLGAISEYQNALDRSPNNSELAKALNETRGLLDQKIGSYIAKARSSAAANNFAEALKLLSEARGLDPTNQTIQKEIDTELKKISNRLSFLESTRSGLDAYQKADYQAAMEAFEQALLIDPSNETVKEYHKKSIVRGFATFKNLEGDQEKTYLQGVDLYVEGKYEQAIIIWQRILEKDPLNKRVLKAVDKAEEQLRVQKQNNLRKK, encoded by the coding sequence AAAATATATCGAGTCTGCTGTTATTCAAGTTTTATTTTTTTGGGCAGCTATTCTAACTGTCTACACAAATATTTCTCCGCAAGTCTATGCACAAGGCCCTGCAGACGGCACGCAAAGTCTTTTCATTGAAACCGGCATGGGTGCGCGGGCGCAAGGATTTGGAAATGCATTCGTAGCTACGGCCAATGACGGATCCGCTGTTTTCTGGAACCCTGCCGGTCTTGACTACTTGAGTCAGTCCAATCTAGTCCTATTTCATTCAACGCTTGTCGCCGGAAGCTTCTACAATTTCGCCAGCGTAACGTTTCCTTTTGTACAATTCGGTTCAGTCGGCGTGGGCGTCGCGAGGGTTGGTGTTGATGGAATAAGCATCAACAATGATTTTACAGTAATTTCCTCTAATCAATCATGGACCAAAGAAGAATATTACTTTTCGTACGGAAAGAAATTGCCGTGGTTTGGATTGGCGCTAGGAACCACTTTCAAAGTAGATCATACCTCGTCAGCAAATCTTGAAAACGACCAGGTAAACACCGTATCAGGTACCGGATTCGGTCTGGATATCGGCGCCATGTGGCGCCCCGATTATGATAATGCCATTCTCCGCAATCTCTCTGTCGGACTTAATTTTCAAAATGTAATAAGACCCAGCATTAAAATGGTAGATCTTAGCGATACCGATCCATATAATATTAAATTTGGTTTAGCAAAAGATCTATTCTTCGGCGATGAAACGTTGAAGAAATTTACTCTGGCGGTTGATATGAATAAAAATCAAGAGAGCCCTAGTCCGACTTTTAATTTGGGTGCAGAATTTACTTATAACCGTTTCCTCGTAGCGCGTCTTGGTTTAATGGCCGGACAAATGACCGTCGGGATGGGCACAGAGTTCAATCAATTCCAGCGTTTTCAGGTGGACTATTCCGTCAACATCGGCAATCCGTTTGGAACGCCATTGCATCGTTTGTCGCTGACCATGAATTTCGGCAAAACTGTCGAAGAGAAAGTTCAAATAGCGCGCGCCCAGCGCCTTGAAGAAGATCAAAAATTGATCACAAAAAATCAGGAAGCGGCAAGAGCCCGTGCTCTCAAAGAACACCATGCGCAGGGCAAGGAGCTTTTTAAAGATAACAAACTGCTCCCCGCCTTAGTTCAATTTGAACAGGTTCTGCAGCTTGACCCGGCCAACGAACAGGCAAAATATTACATCGACAGTGTCAACATGCTGATGGACGAACAGCTAGCGGCACAGCTTTCAGATACGGCCAACGCAGTCAAGTCGCTTACGATTAATGAAGAAAACGACAAGTTCATAAGGGACCATTACAAAAAAGGGTCGCAACTCGTTCAAAAGGGCGATTACCTTGGTGCCATCAGTGAATACCAGAATGCATTAGACCGTTCTCCAAACAATTCAGAACTTGCAAAAGCCCTAAACGAGACCCGCGGACTTTTAGATCAGAAGATCGGATCTTATATTGCTAAAGCGCGATCCAGCGCGGCTGCAAATAATTTTGCGGAAGCGCTAAAACTTCTGAGCGAAGCCCGAGGCCTGGATCCGACCAATCAGACCATTCAAAAAGAGATTGATACTGAACTTAAGAAAATCAGTAACCGGCTTAGTTTTCTCGAGTCAACACGAAGCGGTTTGGACGCTTATCAAAAGGCAGATTATCAGGCCGCTATGGAGGCGTTTGAACAGGCCTTGCTCATCGATCCGAGCAATGAAACTGTAAAAGAATATCACAAAAAATCAATTGTTCGAGGTTTTGCCACTTTTAAAAATCTGGAGGGCGACCAGGAAAAAACATATCTACAGGGCGTCGACCTTTATGTCGAAGGCAAATATGAGCAGGCGATCATTATCTGGCAGAGAATTCTGGAAAAAGACCCTTTAAATAAACGCGTTCTCAAGGCTGTGGATAAGGCAGAAGAACAATTGCGCGTACAGAAACAAAATAATTTGCGGAAGAAATAG